DNA sequence from the Pseudomonas tritici genome:
CATCTACCGGAACGCTTCATGCCGCAGCGGCGCATCAACACCGACGACTTGCCTTCACCGGCAGAAAAGCTGCTGATGCTGCAAACCACCATCGAGCAATTGACCCAGGCCGGCTATCGCTACATCGGCATGGATCACTTCGCTCTACCGGACGACGAGCTGGCCATCGCCCAGGAAGAAGGCACCCTGCAACGCAACTTCCAGGGCTACACCACCCACGGTCATTGCGACCTGATCGGGCTCGGGGTGTCGGCGATCAGCCAGATCGGCGACCTGTACTGCCAGAACAGCAGCGACCTCAACGCCTACCAGAACAGCTTGGCCGGCGCGCAACTGGCCACCAGCCGCGGCTTGGTCTGCACCACGGACGATCGGTTGCGGCGGGAGGTTATCCAACAGTTGATCTGCAATTTCAGCCTGGCGTTCGAGAAGATCGAGCCGGCCTTCAACATTGATTTTCGCGGGTATTTTGACGACATCTGGCCGCAACTGGAGACCATGGCCGAAGATGGCCTGATCGAACTCGGCGCCCAGGGCATTCGTGTATTGCCCGCCGGGCGACTGCTGGTGCGTTCGGTGTGCATGGTGTTCGATGCCTACCTGGAGCACCAGAATCGGCAACGATTTTCACGGGTAATCTGATTACATCGACAACGAGGCGGCCTTCATCGAGTCGTTGGCGCTCATACCTTTCATCGACTTGGCCAGGGAGGTCTGAGCCGACATCAGGCCCGCCTGCAAAGCACTGATTTCGCTTTGCAGAGCACTGGTCTTGGCTCGAGCCTCTTCGGGCGAGAGGTTATTGGCCGCCGCGACTGCCGCCAGTTCGGCCTGTTTTTCGGCGATCTGCTGTTTCAGTTGGCGGATCATTTTCAGCACCTGTTTGACGTTGTCGTCCAGGCCACTGTCATCGATATCCGCATTGGAGCTTTTGGCCGCACCAGCGGCTTTGAAGGCATCGGCGGAAATAGTCACGGTCACACCTTCAACCACTTTGGGTGCAGTAGCCGTTTCAGCGCCTGGT
Encoded proteins:
- a CDS encoding FlxA-like family protein → MSVIAAYNPAIRIPTVPDAKPLAEAKEEAPGAETATAPKVVEGVTVTISADAFKAAGAAKSSNADIDDSGLDDNVKQVLKMIRQLKQQIAEKQAELAAVAAANNLSPEEARAKTSALQSEISALQAGLMSAQTSLAKSMKGMSANDSMKAASLSM